Proteins encoded by one window of Dendropsophus ebraccatus isolate aDenEbr1 chromosome 4, aDenEbr1.pat, whole genome shotgun sequence:
- the LOC138789219 gene encoding protein FAM133-like, with the protein MEDQEEIMKRKAARKRRRLILDSSDDEKTSVTSQGRKRRRETLGSEKTPRCTVDSSDDEKTSLKSQRRRKRSSEKSNHGETRQEKKEDMARKRRPILESSDDEKTSLKSQRRRKRSSEKSNHGEARQEKMEDMVGKRQAKKRHILDSAVEEKKPPMKIQKKEEKQEDQAGSDQLILESLKDL; encoded by the exons ATGGAGGACCAGGAGGAGATTATGAAGAGAAAGGCagcgaggaagaggagaagactcATCTTGGACTCATCGGACGATGAGAAGACTTCAGTGACGAGccaagggaggaagaggagacgggAAACCTTGGGCTCTGAGAAGACACCAAGATGCACCGTGGACTCATCGGACGATGAGAAGACTTCATTGAAGAGCCAGCGGCGGAGGAAGAGGAGCTCTGAGAAGTCCAACCATGGAGAGACCagacaggagaagaaggaagatatggcgaGGAAGAGAAGACCCATCTTGGAATCATCGGACGATGAGAAGACTTCATTGAAGAGCcagcggaggaggaagaggagctctgAGAAGTCCAACCATGGAGAGGCCAGACAGGAGAAGATGGAAGACATGGTGGGGAAGAgacaggccaagaagaggcacatcctggattctgcagtggaagagaagaagccaccaatgaagatccagaagaaagaagaaaagcaggaaGACCAGGCCGGCTCAG atcaactgatattagaaagtttaaa